A window of the Dyadobacter pollutisoli genome harbors these coding sequences:
- a CDS encoding fatty acid desaturase family protein — MKYQKIKFNNLEKSTFFPTLRQRVDQHFSTNNLCKSGGKKIIYKAFFMLSLYLIPYLLILSGYFSAYAMFAMTIVMGFGVAGVGMSVMHDAIHGSLATSNILNKFFGASIYLLGGNAYNWEVQHNRLHHTYTNIHEVDEDITGKFLLRLSFQEKQKSIHRFQHIYAFFLYSLMTLSFLWKDFKEISLFNEMSKSGMTKPFPKKELIRLIITKLAYVVFICVIPLYFTSLSFGQWLIGFFAMHCTAGMILSTVFQMAHVVEGVDQPEPNNTGCVENAWAVHQLQTTSNFAGKNRFLSWYIGGLDYQIEHHLFPSISHIHYHALSPIVRQTALEFGLHYNAKANFANALGSHIRMLKSMGTR, encoded by the coding sequence ATGAAATATCAGAAAATCAAATTTAACAATCTCGAAAAAAGCACCTTTTTCCCAACACTGCGACAGCGGGTCGATCAGCATTTCTCCACGAACAATCTCTGCAAGTCGGGTGGGAAGAAGATCATTTACAAGGCTTTCTTCATGTTGAGTTTGTACCTGATCCCTTATCTGTTGATCCTGTCGGGATACTTTTCAGCCTATGCGATGTTTGCGATGACGATCGTCATGGGATTTGGTGTGGCAGGAGTGGGAATGTCGGTTATGCACGACGCCATTCACGGCTCGCTGGCGACGTCCAACATTCTGAATAAATTTTTCGGGGCCTCTATTTACCTGCTGGGTGGCAATGCTTACAACTGGGAGGTACAGCATAACAGGTTGCACCACACATACACCAACATTCACGAAGTAGATGAAGACATTACAGGCAAATTTCTGCTGCGTTTATCGTTTCAGGAAAAACAAAAGAGCATTCACCGTTTCCAGCATATTTACGCATTCTTTCTATACAGCCTGATGACATTGTCATTTTTATGGAAGGATTTTAAGGAGATCTCCCTGTTTAACGAAATGTCAAAATCGGGGATGACCAAGCCGTTCCCTAAAAAAGAACTCATTAGGTTGATCATTACCAAACTGGCCTATGTGGTCTTTATCTGCGTTATCCCGCTCTATTTCACGTCACTGAGCTTTGGACAATGGCTTATTGGCTTTTTTGCCATGCATTGCACAGCTGGAATGATTCTGAGTACTGTATTTCAAATGGCGCATGTGGTGGAAGGCGTAGATCAGCCTGAGCCAAATAACACAGGCTGTGTAGAAAACGCATGGGCAGTTCACCAGTTGCAAACGACCTCTAACTTTGCCGGTAAAAACCGCTTTTTATCGTGGTATATCGGAGGGTTGGATTATCAGATAGAGCATCATTTGTTTCCTTCCATTTCTCATATCCATTACCACGCTTTGTCCCCTATTGTGCGGCAAACGGCATTGGAATTTGGATTGCATTATAATGCGAAAGCCAATTTTGCAAACGCACTTGGCTCTCACATTCGTATGCTGAAAAGTATGGGCACCAGATAA
- a CDS encoding efflux RND transporter permease subunit, protein MSISTLSIKRPVLAIVMNLLIILFGFLGYKFLGMREFPSIDPPVVSIRTSYTGANADIIESQITEPLEKQLNSIEGIKSINSTSSQGTSQITVEFDIGVDMERAANDVRDKVGSASRTLPLDIDGPPVVAKADANSEPIIVLTFKSDTRSHLEVSDYAENVIAQRLQTIEGVSEIRIFGQKKYAMRVWMDPIKMAALGITTQDVKVALDRENVELPSGKIAGDNTELTVKTIGRFRTEEDFNELIIKNSATQTIHLKDIGYAQLGPENEETILRLDNVPMIGLAISPMPGANYLNIAEEVNKRMADIKRELPKDYQLDTLIDNTIFVERSIEEVGETLLIAIILVVIIIYLFFRDWLIAFRPLIDIPVSLIGTFFVMYIMGFSINVLTLLAIVLATGLVVDDGIVVTENIFKKIEQGMSPIEAAIKGANEIIFAVLSTSITLASVFLPVIFMEGFVGKLFREFGIVISAAVLISAFVSLTLTPMLNAYLVRKTHKKSWFYEKTEPFFEKITENYGNALGQFLKMRWVAVPIVLITVGMIWFFGKGLQSELAPLDDRNWFRINMTAPEGSSFEFTDRYVQQVGNMLMDSMPGRKGLMLITSPGNSGLGAANTGSGRIALVDRKFRIESQQEIADYINQRLKQMPDAKSFVVQQQTISVDSRGGLPIQYVIQAPDFEKLREYLPRFMEEASSDPTFAITDVNLKFSKPEIQIKIDREKAKSLGVSVQDVAQTMQLAFAGQRFGYFTMNGRQYQVIGQYDRVNRDEPLDLKSMFVKTNTGRLVQLDNIVKAEEESSPPQLFHYNRYMSATVQAALAPGKTIGDGIAAMDRIRDKLKDESIQTSLSGSSRDYAESSSNTMFSFFLALVLIYFILAAQFESFIDPFIIMFTVPLAIGGAVFSLWYFDQTLNIFSQIGMIMLIGLVTKNGILIVEFANQLREQGRSVREAALEAATLRFRPILMTSLATVLGALPIAMALGSAGKSRMSMGIVIMGGLLFSLVLTLYVIPAIYTFFSRPKNFEKMKMIERVARQSELEEQTHL, encoded by the coding sequence ATGAGTATTTCAACTCTCTCTATCAAGCGACCGGTTCTTGCGATTGTCATGAACCTGCTGATCATTCTTTTCGGTTTTTTGGGGTATAAATTCCTGGGGATGCGGGAATTTCCATCCATTGACCCGCCGGTCGTGTCCATCCGGACCAGTTATACCGGTGCCAATGCCGACATTATTGAATCCCAGATCACTGAGCCGCTCGAAAAACAGCTGAACAGCATCGAAGGGATCAAATCCATTAACTCTACCAGCAGCCAGGGAACAAGCCAGATCACGGTGGAATTCGACATTGGGGTGGATATGGAACGTGCTGCCAATGATGTGCGGGACAAAGTAGGGTCGGCGTCGAGGACATTACCGCTTGATATCGATGGCCCGCCGGTGGTGGCCAAAGCGGATGCCAACTCGGAACCGATCATTGTACTGACATTCAAAAGCGATACAAGATCTCACCTCGAAGTGAGTGACTATGCCGAAAATGTAATCGCGCAGCGCTTGCAGACCATTGAAGGCGTGAGTGAGATTCGGATATTTGGTCAGAAAAAATATGCAATGCGCGTTTGGATGGACCCGATAAAAATGGCTGCATTGGGTATCACGACGCAGGATGTGAAAGTGGCTTTGGACCGGGAAAATGTAGAATTGCCAAGCGGAAAAATCGCCGGGGATAATACCGAGCTTACCGTAAAAACCATTGGCCGGTTTCGTACCGAAGAGGATTTTAACGAGCTGATCATTAAGAATTCAGCCACGCAAACCATTCATTTAAAGGATATTGGCTATGCCCAGCTTGGGCCGGAGAATGAAGAGACGATTTTACGGCTCGATAATGTTCCGATGATCGGTCTGGCGATCTCCCCGATGCCCGGCGCCAATTACCTCAACATCGCCGAGGAAGTAAATAAGCGGATGGCGGATATCAAAAGAGAGCTGCCGAAGGATTACCAGCTGGACACGCTGATCGACAATACGATTTTTGTAGAAAGGTCCATTGAAGAGGTAGGCGAAACGCTTTTGATCGCGATTATTCTGGTGGTGATCATCATCTACCTGTTTTTCCGCGACTGGCTGATCGCTTTCAGGCCGCTGATCGACATTCCGGTATCGCTGATCGGGACTTTCTTTGTAATGTATATCATGGGATTCTCCATCAATGTGCTTACGCTGCTGGCGATCGTACTGGCGACCGGGCTTGTGGTGGATGACGGTATTGTAGTCACGGAGAATATTTTCAAAAAGATAGAGCAGGGGATGAGTCCGATAGAGGCGGCTATCAAAGGGGCTAACGAGATCATTTTCGCAGTTTTATCAACTTCCATCACATTGGCGTCTGTGTTTCTTCCGGTGATATTTATGGAAGGTTTTGTCGGAAAGCTCTTCCGGGAATTTGGTATCGTGATCTCCGCAGCGGTTTTGATCTCTGCATTTGTTTCGCTGACATTGACTCCGATGCTCAATGCTTACCTGGTTCGTAAAACACACAAAAAGAGCTGGTTTTATGAAAAAACAGAACCTTTCTTTGAGAAAATCACAGAGAATTATGGCAATGCATTAGGTCAGTTTCTCAAAATGCGCTGGGTTGCTGTCCCCATTGTATTGATAACAGTGGGTATGATCTGGTTTTTTGGAAAAGGCCTGCAATCGGAACTGGCGCCCCTGGACGACCGCAACTGGTTTCGTATCAACATGACAGCGCCGGAGGGTTCTTCGTTTGAATTTACCGACAGATATGTTCAGCAGGTAGGCAATATGTTAATGGACTCGATGCCGGGCAGAAAAGGCCTGATGTTAATAACTTCACCTGGAAATTCCGGGCTTGGGGCAGCTAATACAGGAAGCGGCCGTATAGCATTGGTAGACAGGAAATTTCGTATAGAATCGCAGCAGGAAATTGCGGATTATATCAATCAAAGACTGAAACAAATGCCGGACGCGAAGTCTTTCGTGGTGCAGCAGCAAACGATATCTGTGGATTCGCGAGGCGGTTTGCCGATCCAGTATGTCATTCAGGCGCCGGATTTTGAAAAATTACGCGAGTATCTTCCCAGATTCATGGAGGAAGCGTCCAGTGATCCCACATTCGCGATCACTGATGTGAACCTGAAATTCAGCAAGCCTGAAATCCAGATCAAAATCGATAGGGAGAAGGCGAAGTCGTTGGGAGTATCGGTGCAGGATGTCGCTCAAACCATGCAGCTGGCTTTCGCGGGGCAGCGTTTTGGCTATTTTACAATGAATGGGCGGCAGTATCAGGTGATAGGCCAGTATGACCGTGTCAACCGCGACGAGCCGCTGGATTTGAAAAGTATGTTTGTCAAAACCAATACCGGGAGATTGGTACAGCTGGACAACATTGTGAAGGCCGAAGAGGAAAGCAGTCCGCCGCAATTATTCCATTATAACCGTTATATGAGCGCTACCGTGCAGGCTGCACTGGCACCGGGTAAAACCATCGGCGACGGCATAGCAGCTATGGACAGGATCCGGGATAAGCTTAAAGACGAATCGATACAGACTTCTCTGAGCGGATCATCGAGGGATTATGCTGAAAGTTCTTCCAATACCATGTTCTCATTCTTTTTGGCATTGGTACTGATCTATTTTATCCTCGCGGCGCAGTTTGAAAGCTTTATCGATCCGTTTATCATCATGTTTACAGTTCCGCTGGCGATTGGCGGTGCGGTGTTCTCATTGTGGTATTTTGATCAGACATTGAATATTTTCAGCCAGATCGGGATGATCATGCTGATTGGTCTTGTGACGAAAAACGGAATTCTGATCGTAGAATTTGCCAATCAGCTGCGGGAGCAGGGAAGAAGCGTGCGCGAGGCTGCATTGGAAGCCGCTACCCTGCGTTTCAGGCCGATTTTGATGACCAGCCTTGCTACGGTGCTGGGTGCGCTGCCGATTGCGATGGCGCTGGGTTCTGCCGGTAAGAGCAGGATGTCGATGGGGATTGTAATTATGGGAGGATTGCTCTTCTCGCTGGTACTTACATTATACGTAATCCCGGCCATCTATACATTCTTTTCAAGGCCCAAAAACTTTGAGAAAATGAAAATGATAGAACGCGTCGCCCGCCAGAGTGAACTGGAAGAACAAACACATTTGTAA
- a CDS encoding efflux RND transporter periplasmic adaptor subunit produces MRTIMLVGGVIILLILGKLFVFSKPGKDKPSEMKKGGASKGSNTGGGAVPVNVYVVGRETIENQIFASGTVLPNEEVNLMAETSGKLIKLDIQEGAYITKGQLIAKINDRELRAQLQKVTYNQELSKKIEARQKKLLNVEAINLEEYDVTSNNIRVLEAEREVIEAQLAKTEIRAPFSGRIGLKFISEGAYMSPGTPIVTIVQSNPVKIDFTVPEKYTPNIRVGNVVKFNLDGDPSTFNARILAVDPKVDENLRTLRVRAVAQNPEGRFFPGMFVKVLADLDANKKAMMIPTEAIVPVLKGKKVFLVKNGKAQEVMVTTGLRTDKKIQVIEGLQPGDSLITSGIIAIKPNTAVKVN; encoded by the coding sequence ATGCGTACCATCATGTTGGTTGGAGGAGTTATTATCTTACTGATTTTGGGCAAACTTTTTGTTTTCTCGAAACCCGGAAAAGATAAGCCTTCGGAAATGAAAAAAGGCGGGGCTAGTAAGGGTTCAAATACTGGTGGAGGCGCTGTGCCGGTCAATGTGTACGTCGTCGGCAGGGAGACTATTGAGAACCAGATTTTTGCGTCGGGTACTGTTTTGCCCAATGAGGAGGTAAACCTGATGGCTGAAACTTCCGGAAAGCTGATTAAACTGGACATTCAGGAAGGCGCTTATATTACCAAAGGCCAGCTTATCGCCAAGATCAATGACCGAGAGCTACGGGCGCAACTTCAAAAAGTAACTTATAATCAAGAGCTTAGTAAGAAAATAGAAGCCCGCCAGAAGAAATTGCTGAATGTGGAAGCCATTAACCTGGAAGAATACGATGTTACTTCCAATAACATCAGGGTGCTGGAAGCGGAGCGGGAAGTGATAGAGGCGCAGCTTGCCAAAACGGAGATCCGCGCACCATTTAGCGGAAGGATAGGATTGAAATTCATCAGCGAAGGCGCATATATGTCACCGGGTACGCCCATCGTCACCATTGTCCAAAGCAATCCTGTTAAGATCGACTTCACCGTTCCAGAAAAATATACACCGAATATCCGGGTAGGTAATGTCGTCAAATTTAACCTCGACGGCGATCCTTCGACCTTCAATGCGAGAATCCTGGCGGTGGACCCGAAAGTGGACGAAAACCTGAGAACATTACGGGTGAGGGCGGTTGCGCAAAATCCCGAAGGACGATTTTTTCCGGGCATGTTTGTGAAAGTTTTGGCCGATCTGGACGCTAATAAAAAGGCAATGATGATCCCGACAGAGGCCATAGTCCCTGTTTTGAAAGGAAAAAAGGTCTTTTTGGTTAAAAACGGAAAAGCGCAGGAGGTGATGGTAACGACCGGCCTCAGAACGGACAAGAAAATACAGGTCATTGAAGGATTGCAGCCGGGCGACTCACTGATTACTTCCGGTATCATCGCGATTAAGCCTAACACCGCTGTTAAGGTGAATTGA